In Leptospira saintgironsiae, one genomic interval encodes:
- a CDS encoding sigma-54-dependent Fis family transcriptional regulator, with protein MNSTLDPDRLLDLILERCIQICEVGSGSLMLISRGDEVLDIVTFRGMNPSVRTKVKLRVGEGITGIVAASGEGMIVNDVTQNPHYISIKDDILSELAVPMIVEDEVIGVISLDSSRKQAFSEEYLELVSTLANMAAQIFKNLQTFRQLEQKNKIQQVLIDISRTVTSTLVLQEIFDDVMDRLDKSLNLERGSIVLYDSEKNILKLSAASGLTAEEMEKGVYLPGEGVTGKVYESGEAVIVESIVSDENFLNRLGNASHFKNNPENVSFLAAPIKSDTDVLGVVSVFFVHKKYVDLKTYLDFLQVVASIIYQAIRIQKLIDEEKREISRENILLKRELKNKYKFGSLIGKSKSMEKLFEMIQLVSDSRASVLITGESGTGKEMIASAIHYNSSRGDKPFIKINCAAIPENLLESELFGHKKGSFTGAVADKKGKFEMADTGTIFLDEIGEMDLNLQSKLLRVLQEKEIEAVGSVKPKKIDVRIIAATNADLEELISQKLFRADLYYRLNVVNMLTPPLRERPEDIPLLINHFISKYTSENVKKIKGITREAHKLLMSYSWPGNVRELENVIERAVVLSQLEMLDIQDFSEISGRILYGDEGEDVEVGVDPEATSEVASSKFSPAHLDALDGRAMEVVVGEVEARLIKYAMKKFKYTKTRVAKFLGINRNTLDKKIKDLKIDY; from the coding sequence ATGAATTCGACTTTGGATCCAGATCGCCTTCTGGATCTGATTTTGGAGAGATGTATTCAAATTTGTGAGGTTGGGTCCGGCTCCCTCATGCTGATCAGCAGGGGAGACGAGGTTTTAGATATCGTTACTTTCAGAGGAATGAACCCTTCTGTTCGTACAAAAGTTAAGCTTAGAGTTGGAGAAGGTATTACTGGTATTGTTGCGGCTTCCGGTGAAGGAATGATCGTTAACGATGTTACCCAAAACCCACATTATATCTCTATTAAGGACGATATTCTTTCCGAGCTTGCAGTTCCGATGATCGTAGAAGATGAGGTGATCGGAGTTATTTCTCTCGACTCTAGCAGAAAGCAAGCTTTCTCTGAAGAGTATCTTGAGCTCGTTTCCACTCTCGCCAATATGGCGGCTCAGATCTTTAAGAACCTCCAAACTTTCAGACAGTTGGAGCAGAAGAATAAGATCCAACAAGTATTAATAGATATTTCTAGAACCGTAACTTCTACCTTAGTTCTCCAAGAAATTTTTGATGATGTGATGGATAGATTGGATAAATCTCTTAACCTTGAAAGAGGTTCCATCGTTCTATATGATTCTGAGAAGAATATACTAAAACTCAGTGCGGCATCAGGACTCACCGCTGAGGAAATGGAGAAGGGAGTTTATCTTCCAGGAGAAGGAGTCACCGGAAAAGTTTATGAATCCGGAGAAGCTGTTATAGTTGAATCAATAGTAAGCGATGAAAACTTTCTGAATAGATTGGGAAATGCCAGCCATTTTAAAAACAATCCTGAGAACGTTAGTTTTCTTGCGGCACCTATCAAATCTGATACTGATGTATTGGGTGTTGTTAGCGTATTCTTCGTTCATAAAAAATACGTGGATCTTAAAACGTATTTAGACTTCCTTCAAGTAGTCGCCTCCATAATTTACCAAGCGATCCGCATTCAAAAACTGATCGATGAAGAAAAACGTGAAATCTCTAGAGAGAACATCTTATTAAAACGAGAACTTAAGAATAAATACAAATTCGGTTCTTTGATCGGAAAGTCCAAGTCTATGGAAAAACTTTTCGAAATGATCCAACTTGTTTCCGATTCCCGTGCGTCGGTTTTGATTACTGGAGAATCCGGAACTGGAAAAGAGATGATCGCATCAGCGATCCATTATAACTCTTCCAGAGGAGATAAACCTTTTATCAAGATCAACTGTGCCGCTATTCCTGAAAATCTTTTAGAGTCTGAATTATTCGGTCATAAAAAAGGATCATTCACTGGTGCAGTCGCTGATAAAAAAGGAAAGTTTGAGATGGCCGATACGGGTACCATCTTCTTGGATGAGATCGGAGAAATGGATCTCAATCTTCAATCCAAACTTTTGAGAGTTCTTCAAGAAAAAGAAATAGAAGCAGTAGGTTCAGTTAAGCCTAAAAAAATCGATGTTAGGATCATAGCTGCGACTAACGCTGATCTGGAAGAACTTATCTCACAAAAATTATTTAGAGCTGACTTATATTATCGTTTAAACGTAGTCAATATGTTGACTCCGCCTCTTCGTGAAAGACCGGAAGATATCCCTCTTCTGATCAATCACTTCATTTCCAAGTATACTTCTGAAAATGTTAAGAAGATCAAAGGTATCACTAGAGAAGCTCATAAACTTCTTATGAGTTATAGCTGGCCCGGTAACGTTCGTGAATTAGAGAACGTGATTGAAAGAGCAGTGGTTCTTTCTCAATTAGAAATGTTAGATATCCAAGACTTCTCAGAGATCAGCGGACGTATACTTTACGGCGACGAGGGAGAAGATGTGGAAGTTGGTGTGGACCCGGAAGCTACTTCCGAGGTTGCAAGTTCTAAGTTCTCTCCTGCTCATTTAGATGCATTAGATGGAAGAGCTATGGAAGTCGTGGTGGGAGAAGTTGAGGCAAGACTGATCAAGTATGCGATGAAAAAATTCAAATACACCAAGACCAGGGTTGCCAAGTTCTTAGGAATCAACAGAAATACTCTGGATAAGAAGATCAAAGATCTTAAGATAGATTATTAA
- a CDS encoding SET domain-containing protein has product MLKVPTYVSESPIGGLGVFAGRDIEEGELVWEFHPKTVWTLTEEEVKALPERLQNLIYTYSYLFEGQWYFCVDNSRFMNHSDQANTLEDKSGVQGTSNPAGKDRAVRKILKDEELTCNYKQFDQNWKEKLPS; this is encoded by the coding sequence ATGCTGAAAGTTCCGACTTACGTTTCCGAGTCTCCGATAGGAGGACTTGGGGTTTTTGCAGGTAGAGATATTGAAGAAGGCGAACTCGTATGGGAGTTCCATCCTAAAACCGTTTGGACCCTAACAGAAGAAGAAGTCAAAGCTCTTCCGGAAAGACTCCAGAATCTGATCTATACTTATTCTTATTTGTTCGAAGGACAATGGTACTTCTGCGTGGATAATTCCCGCTTCATGAACCATAGCGATCAAGCAAACACTTTGGAAGATAAAAGTGGAGTCCAAGGAACAAGTAACCCTGCAGGAAAGGATAGAGCTGTCCGCAAGATCCTAAAGGACGAAGAATTAACCTGTAACTATAAACAATTTGATCAGAATTGGAAGGAAAAACTTCCTTCTTAA
- a CDS encoding ABC transporter ATP-binding protein has protein sequence MTNKQKFTEGFKFGKAQATYSNSKAAGPKVPQGSQAARGSYSSSLGPSFTGSEPSSESPLLILLGLGRYFKNYKVRLGIVLGLLFTEIIVYSAIPFSFKFLIDEALIGKNETVLYITGALLVGGTILITAAGTVRDYLYNWVSARAIRDMREELFIHLQRVNLDFYANTRLGDVLSRFSTDLSALENAVLALIPWGISPLLEAIFGTALLFALDWKLGAIATLIWPITFLGPVFFSTRSTAASYERKIEEAKVLTAVEESISAQNLIRVYDLDGAFWDKFKGNCEKLFHVSLRLGLTNSYLERSASGGILLLQAVLLISGAWFAFHGMVSVGALAAFLPPFLNLSYSLLYVSQYFPTMNQASGSARRILEILRTPTFESEGVERPFAPSELQNSIKLEDLHFRYKGRTKNLSGVNLEIKKGTYTVILGQSGSGKSTILKFILGMMEPNQGKVSLDGIAMEKIRLDALHSMIGIVFQDTFLFHTSILENIRMGRPDATPEEAIEAAKLAEIHEFISALPDGYETIAGDKGSKLSGGEKQRIALARALVRNPQILLLDEATSALDPITEARILKTLQKLREGRTIVSVTHRLTGLHAADQVVVLKNGSLEPYPSPENDSLSAAAIGL, from the coding sequence ATGACAAATAAACAGAAATTTACCGAAGGATTTAAATTCGGAAAAGCGCAAGCGACGTATTCTAACTCAAAAGCTGCCGGACCTAAGGTTCCGCAAGGAAGTCAGGCTGCTAGAGGCTCTTATTCTTCTTCTTTAGGGCCAAGCTTTACAGGAAGTGAACCTTCTTCTGAATCTCCTTTACTAATTCTACTTGGACTAGGTAGATATTTTAAAAATTATAAAGTACGACTCGGAATCGTTTTAGGCCTTCTTTTTACTGAAATCATCGTTTATTCTGCGATTCCTTTCTCTTTTAAGTTTTTAATCGACGAAGCTTTAATCGGGAAAAATGAAACAGTTCTCTATATTACTGGAGCTCTTCTAGTTGGAGGCACGATCTTAATCACTGCTGCCGGAACTGTCCGCGATTATCTATATAATTGGGTCTCCGCTCGCGCCATAAGAGACATGAGAGAAGAGTTATTCATTCACTTACAAAGAGTGAATCTGGACTTTTATGCAAATACTCGTTTGGGAGATGTTCTCTCAAGATTCTCCACCGACCTTTCTGCTTTAGAAAATGCAGTACTCGCACTTATCCCTTGGGGAATTTCTCCGTTACTCGAAGCAATTTTTGGAACTGCATTATTATTCGCTCTAGATTGGAAGTTAGGTGCAATCGCTACCTTGATCTGGCCAATCACTTTTTTAGGACCCGTATTCTTCTCCACTAGATCTACTGCTGCAAGTTACGAAAGAAAGATAGAAGAAGCCAAGGTCCTAACCGCTGTTGAGGAATCTATCTCTGCGCAAAACCTGATCCGGGTTTACGATTTAGATGGAGCTTTCTGGGATAAATTTAAAGGAAACTGCGAGAAACTATTTCATGTTTCCTTAAGATTAGGACTGACCAATTCATATTTGGAACGTTCTGCTTCAGGTGGGATTCTACTTTTACAAGCAGTACTTTTGATTTCAGGTGCATGGTTTGCATTTCATGGAATGGTGAGTGTGGGAGCTTTAGCGGCTTTTCTTCCTCCATTCTTGAATCTGTCTTATTCTCTACTTTATGTGTCTCAGTATTTTCCTACTATGAACCAAGCAAGTGGTTCGGCTAGAAGAATATTAGAGATTTTAAGAACTCCTACTTTCGAATCAGAAGGAGTAGAACGTCCATTTGCACCTTCTGAATTACAAAATTCTATCAAACTGGAAGATTTACATTTCCGTTATAAAGGCAGAACTAAGAATCTCAGCGGTGTGAACCTAGAGATCAAAAAAGGAACTTATACTGTAATCCTTGGCCAAAGTGGTTCCGGAAAAAGTACCATTCTAAAATTCATTTTAGGGATGATGGAGCCGAACCAAGGAAAAGTTTCTTTGGATGGAATCGCAATGGAGAAGATCCGTTTGGATGCACTTCATTCCATGATCGGAATTGTATTCCAAGATACTTTCTTATTCCATACTAGCATTCTAGAAAACATTCGTATGGGACGCCCGGATGCAACTCCGGAAGAAGCAATCGAAGCAGCAAAACTTGCAGAGATCCATGAATTCATTTCTGCACTTCCTGATGGATACGAAACTATCGCAGGAGATAAGGGTTCTAAACTTTCAGGCGGAGAAAAACAAAGGATAGCTCTTGCAAGAGCCTTAGTAAGAAATCCTCAAATCCTTCTTTTGGATGAGGCAACTTCTGCACTAGACCCAATCACAGAAGCCAGGATCTTAAAAACTCTCCAAAAATTGAGAGAAGGAAGAACAATCGTTTCCGTGACCCATAGACTGACCGGTTTGCATGCCGCAGACCAAGTAGTGGTCTTAAAAAATGGAAGTCTGGAACCTTATCCTTCTCCGGAAAATGATTCACTTTCCGCGGCCGCAATCGGATTATAG
- a CDS encoding ACT domain-containing protein: MIEFNYKEEYGVYRVTLKTSETAPGTLHKMVKAMFFMGFEILSGDIRTIKDGDSMISYDEFLLRSPETDSKIKASKLGILMSSVFSDDNALEEMIQTSSEIDIRNTFYLGQDSQLEFEDVPGNSATKFYLEAPDRKGLLYFVTGVLKDLGINILSGEVRTDGKSLKAQDTFILTDSRTDLGFAGSSTEERIRRYILQSSLNQV, encoded by the coding sequence ATGATAGAATTTAACTACAAAGAAGAATATGGAGTCTACAGAGTTACTCTCAAGACTTCTGAAACTGCCCCAGGAACACTTCATAAAATGGTGAAGGCAATGTTCTTTATGGGATTCGAGATCCTTTCCGGAGATATTCGCACGATCAAAGACGGCGACTCCATGATCAGCTACGACGAATTTCTTCTTAGATCTCCCGAAACAGATTCTAAAATCAAGGCATCCAAACTTGGCATATTAATGTCTTCTGTCTTTTCCGATGATAATGCGTTGGAAGAGATGATCCAAACCTCAAGTGAAATAGATATTCGAAATACATTTTATCTAGGACAAGATTCTCAATTGGAGTTTGAAGACGTACCTGGCAATTCTGCTACAAAGTTCTACTTAGAAGCGCCGGATAGAAAAGGATTATTATACTTTGTGACCGGAGTTTTGAAGGATCTGGGGATTAATATTCTTTCGGGCGAAGTTAGAACTGACGGCAAATCCTTAAAAGCGCAGGACACATTCATACTAACCGACTCTCGTACAGACCTTGGGTTCGCTGGCAGCTCCACAGAAGAAAGGATCCGTAGATATATTCTACAAAGCAGCTTAAATCAAGTTTGA
- a CDS encoding HD-GYP domain-containing protein, with amino-acid sequence MDAARDLQKFDFTEEVIQHFRENRIIPVDFYNKHGQILIHKKDMATGDDISRLQKFEKQGIYFLTAEIAKIHPGSAKKGSLDPSFDKLINPTLTLDMSKGATDLLSDIKKFPLNGDHVKEINKSINAVLDDFKSSPNMETGLVNIIEVMKNAGMPVDSEVLTKRTVIAMALKVRAAKVFTKVDMDQKKTEQMNLMMASYLADIGYTQMKIPTHANLKPEELEYIKNHPIISYLMIANLPEIEDPVKSVVLNHHRPHRGEGMNNNYPQTKPLVQKLQGYREKYKDDFRKNLLATDIQRQVKSILTNAISYEDIGILSIAGEFASLTTPQPWREPMDGLKAMKLILNNSFFAYNEKTLKDFFDHVGLSLCDNQPFVKIGDYVIVASQDSNRKVFFEICIIKDSHKNSIRPMLERVGTIRPKFANNGKVRISGFEMGSLAVDRRRAIFNLERNADPRRIIYLVDPEIDPEFFDSLDRKVRETYPSRTSSDSDSASKAPVS; translated from the coding sequence ATGGACGCAGCCAGAGATTTACAAAAGTTCGATTTTACGGAAGAAGTGATCCAACACTTTCGCGAAAATAGAATTATACCTGTCGATTTTTATAATAAACACGGACAGATCCTAATTCACAAAAAGGATATGGCCACCGGAGACGATATCAGTCGTCTTCAAAAATTCGAAAAACAAGGGATCTATTTTTTAACTGCTGAGATTGCTAAGATCCATCCAGGCTCTGCTAAAAAAGGTTCTTTAGATCCTTCTTTCGATAAACTTATTAACCCTACACTCACTTTGGATATGTCCAAAGGAGCGACTGATCTTTTATCCGATATCAAAAAGTTTCCGCTAAACGGAGATCATGTTAAAGAGATAAATAAATCCATTAACGCAGTCCTAGACGATTTTAAATCCTCTCCAAATATGGAGACAGGCCTAGTTAATATTATAGAAGTAATGAAGAACGCGGGAATGCCCGTGGACTCAGAAGTTCTCACTAAAAGAACTGTGATTGCAATGGCTTTGAAAGTAAGGGCCGCAAAGGTTTTTACCAAAGTAGATATGGATCAGAAGAAGACAGAGCAGATGAATCTGATGATGGCTTCTTATCTTGCGGATATCGGTTATACTCAGATGAAGATTCCGACTCATGCAAATCTAAAACCGGAAGAGTTGGAATATATTAAGAACCATCCAATCATCAGTTATTTGATGATCGCTAATCTTCCAGAGATCGAAGATCCGGTCAAATCAGTAGTTCTGAATCACCATCGACCTCATCGCGGAGAAGGGATGAATAATAATTATCCCCAAACCAAACCTTTGGTCCAAAAACTCCAAGGTTATAGAGAAAAGTATAAAGACGATTTTCGTAAAAACCTTTTAGCGACTGATATCCAAAGACAAGTAAAGTCTATTCTTACTAACGCAATCTCTTACGAAGATATCGGGATACTTTCTATTGCGGGTGAATTTGCTTCCTTAACTACTCCTCAGCCTTGGAGAGAACCGATGGACGGTCTCAAGGCTATGAAACTTATCTTGAATAATAGTTTTTTTGCTTATAATGAAAAAACTCTCAAAGACTTTTTCGATCATGTAGGTTTATCCTTATGTGATAACCAACCATTCGTAAAAATCGGAGATTACGTTATCGTAGCTTCCCAGGATTCAAATCGTAAGGTGTTCTTCGAGATCTGTATTATCAAAGATTCTCATAAAAATTCAATCCGGCCGATGTTGGAAAGGGTAGGAACCATCCGACCGAAGTTTGCAAATAACGGAAAAGTCAGGATCTCAGGCTTCGAAATGGGCAGCTTAGCTGTGGATAGAAGAAGAGCAATTTTCAACTTGGAACGTAATGCTGACCCTAGAAGGATCATTTATCTAGTAGATCCGGAAATCGATCCTGAGTTTTTTGACTCGCTGGATCGGAAAGTTAGAGAAACGTATCCCTCTAGGACTTCTTCTGATTCGGATTCTGCCTCTAAAGCGCCTGTTTCTTAA
- a CDS encoding c-di-GMP phosphodiesterase: MTQFQSGPIDPLRLERFEFNAEVIRQFKESQSIPVDFYNKNGQILIHRKDSASEADINKLQKFELQGIYYLLSERHKVGIQVEQPDAVNGKKVSFIKLVNPDLTLQMARQASDLLKDLRDYPLNGNHVKNVAKAIDGILDDFANSQDVELGLVNVIEVMKSAGVETDSEVLTKRTVISMAMKLRSLKAISIKDSENSKAQQLNLMMAAYMVDIGKVRMKFPVHGNLSTEEFEYVKNHPIISYLMIGNMASIQSPVKTAVLNSHRPYRGEGLNNNYPSTTFLQKRLGEYYEKYKNDPSRSVLVEDMQRQLYILQNNSYSEDDPAIISIAGEFASLSSEQHWRSAYSPITAMKLILNNSFFSYNERVVKEFFDFMALSLCENKSVLNVGDYVIVVSTDSQHKIHFETCVIKEINKNQTRPLLERVGTIRPVFSNKGKLKIVGYDRKTFQPDIRKAVFNLANAVDPRRVIYSIDPELDPPLFDLIDRSYRKTAPKSVA, from the coding sequence ATGACTCAATTTCAAAGTGGTCCAATCGATCCTCTCAGACTTGAAAGATTTGAGTTCAATGCGGAAGTAATCAGACAGTTTAAAGAAAGTCAATCCATCCCGGTTGATTTTTATAATAAGAACGGCCAGATCTTAATTCATCGCAAAGACAGCGCTTCCGAAGCGGATATTAATAAACTACAAAAGTTCGAGTTACAAGGGATCTATTACCTTCTATCCGAAAGACATAAAGTAGGTATCCAGGTAGAACAACCGGATGCAGTAAACGGCAAAAAAGTCTCTTTCATTAAGTTAGTGAATCCTGATCTTACCTTGCAGATGGCAAGACAGGCTTCCGATCTTCTCAAAGACCTGAGAGATTATCCTTTAAATGGAAATCATGTGAAGAATGTTGCGAAGGCGATCGATGGGATCTTAGATGATTTTGCGAATAGCCAAGACGTTGAATTAGGTTTAGTCAACGTAATCGAAGTTATGAAATCTGCCGGGGTCGAAACTGATTCTGAGGTTCTAACCAAAAGAACAGTCATCTCTATGGCGATGAAGCTGAGAAGTTTGAAAGCGATCTCTATTAAGGATAGCGAAAATTCAAAAGCACAACAATTGAATTTGATGATGGCAGCTTATATGGTTGATATAGGCAAGGTCAGAATGAAATTCCCTGTGCATGGAAATCTAAGCACTGAAGAATTCGAATATGTAAAAAATCACCCTATCATCAGTTACTTAATGATCGGGAACATGGCTTCTATCCAAAGCCCTGTAAAAACTGCAGTATTAAACAGTCATAGACCGTACAGAGGAGAAGGATTGAACAATAACTATCCTTCTACAACATTCCTGCAGAAAAGACTGGGAGAATATTACGAAAAGTATAAGAACGATCCTTCTAGAAGTGTACTTGTAGAAGATATGCAGAGACAATTATATATTCTGCAAAACAATTCTTATAGTGAGGATGATCCTGCTATTATTTCTATCGCGGGAGAGTTCGCATCTCTCAGTAGCGAACAACATTGGAGATCTGCATATTCTCCTATTACTGCTATGAAGTTGATCTTGAATAACAGCTTTTTCTCATATAATGAAAGAGTGGTAAAAGAATTTTTCGATTTTATGGCTCTGAGTTTATGTGAGAATAAAAGTGTTCTAAACGTAGGAGACTATGTAATCGTAGTTTCTACAGATTCTCAACATAAGATCCACTTCGAGACCTGCGTCATTAAAGAGATTAACAAAAATCAAACTCGCCCTCTCTTAGAAAGAGTCGGAACAATCAGACCTGTTTTCTCTAATAAGGGAAAACTAAAGATTGTAGGTTACGATCGTAAAACTTTCCAGCCTGATATTAGAAAGGCGGTCTTCAATCTTGCAAACGCAGTGGACCCAAGAAGGGTGATTTATTCAATCGATCCTGAATTGGATCCACCTTTGTTCGATCTGATTGATAGAAGTTATCGCAAAACAGCACCGAAATCTGTCGCGTAA
- the aroC gene encoding chorismate synthase has protein sequence MPSSWGKIFKVSTFGESHGEAVGVVVEGVPAGIPIRLDEIQKDLNRRRPGQSKLTTPRDESDTVRVLSGVFEGKTIGSPIALIVNNQNTISKDYENLRETFRPSHADYTYQTKYGFRAHVGGGRSSVRETIARVAAGAIARMILEDDLGVKTVAWVDTIGTISSEIAENKYPGTREEVDVNEVRCPDIQAADKMRSLILEMKEAGDSVGGIIRSASYNLPPGLGDPVYDKLDGDIAKAILSIPACKGFEVGSGFSGTLLTGSTHNDEFYVEEGTGRVRTRTNNSGGLQGGISNGETLVVRAAFKPTSTIFKKQNTVNIDGKETTLEAKGRHDPCVLPRAVPIVEAAINLVLVDAYLYQRAMNPQWFQKWARVPDYYKDLKL, from the coding sequence ATGCCTTCCAGTTGGGGTAAAATATTCAAAGTTAGTACGTTCGGAGAATCTCATGGCGAGGCCGTGGGAGTTGTTGTTGAAGGAGTTCCTGCAGGAATTCCGATCCGATTGGATGAGATCCAAAAGGATTTAAACAGAAGAAGACCCGGACAAAGTAAACTCACCACTCCTAGGGACGAATCGGATACTGTTCGAGTTCTCTCTGGTGTTTTTGAAGGGAAAACGATCGGAAGTCCGATCGCATTGATCGTAAACAATCAGAACACGATCTCCAAAGATTACGAAAATCTAAGGGAAACTTTCCGTCCTTCTCATGCAGATTATACCTACCAAACAAAATACGGATTTCGTGCTCACGTAGGAGGAGGAAGATCCTCTGTTCGTGAAACAATTGCAAGAGTGGCCGCAGGCGCGATTGCCAGAATGATCTTAGAAGATGATCTTGGGGTCAAGACGGTTGCTTGGGTTGATACAATTGGCACCATCTCTTCTGAAATTGCAGAAAACAAATATCCGGGGACTAGAGAAGAAGTAGATGTAAACGAAGTCCGTTGTCCTGATATTCAGGCTGCAGACAAAATGCGTTCTCTTATTCTAGAAATGAAAGAAGCTGGAGACAGCGTAGGCGGAATTATCCGCTCTGCTTCTTATAATCTTCCTCCAGGTCTCGGAGATCCAGTATACGATAAACTGGATGGTGACATAGCAAAAGCAATTCTATCTATTCCCGCCTGCAAAGGTTTCGAAGTAGGTTCCGGATTTTCTGGAACACTTCTAACTGGAAGCACTCATAACGACGAGTTTTATGTGGAAGAAGGAACTGGAAGAGTCCGTACTCGCACAAATAATTCCGGAGGACTCCAAGGTGGGATCTCCAACGGCGAAACTTTGGTGGTTCGAGCAGCGTTTAAACCTACTTCTACCATTTTCAAAAAACAAAATACTGTAAATATCGACGGAAAAGAAACAACACTGGAAGCGAAAGGCAGGCACGATCCATGCGTTCTACCTAGAGCGGTTCCAATTGTGGAAGCTGCGATAAACCTGGTTCTAGTGGACGCATATCTCTACCAAAGAGCTATGAATCCGCAGTGGTTCCAAAAATGGGCCAGAGTTCCGGATTATTACAAGGATTTAAAACTCTGA
- a CDS encoding 2Fe-2S iron-sulfur cluster-binding protein, translating to MVKIKIDGIEYEVDEKKNLISAAKDAGVDIPFFCYHPKLSVVGMCRMCLIEIEGIPRLQVACNTKVTEGLSIVTKSDRVKEAREGTMEFLLANHPLDCPVCDKAGECQLQDNSFKEGKGNSRFTLEKRNIPQEEIGSNLIINHNRCIVCYRCVRFEEEMVGESNLGLFERGYHSIIGLAKEEPINHNYQGALADICPVGALLNHKTLFKSRVWWYKSEESVCPGCSTGCKTYTNVRDNKMFRYMPRIDEEKDQYFLCDKGRFDVDWLNTNRLFSFYKDGEASKSATVLDEISEKISRSKKIAVIGGAHESDQNLKSIKESLSKLGVAFVTEARVSSEQYKEPEQVDFLYTSDKRPNTKGAVDAGFVSAEGIDSIRSAASKGEFDLVFVIKEKSSEILAGVPSESIVILETNLTEDATKAKYSVPIKAYSEQTGSFTNKKGWSQNFNKSMEAPKGLSSSAEIFSLLEKKTLELRSNPREAAVGNR from the coding sequence GTGGTCAAGATAAAGATAGACGGGATCGAATACGAGGTCGACGAGAAAAAAAATCTGATTTCAGCGGCGAAAGATGCCGGAGTGGATATTCCGTTTTTCTGTTATCATCCTAAATTATCTGTGGTTGGCATGTGCCGCATGTGTCTCATCGAGATAGAAGGCATTCCCCGTTTACAAGTTGCCTGCAATACTAAAGTTACCGAAGGTCTTTCGATCGTCACAAAGAGTGATAGAGTGAAAGAAGCAAGAGAAGGAACGATGGAATTCCTACTTGCGAACCACCCATTAGACTGCCCCGTCTGCGATAAGGCTGGAGAATGCCAGCTCCAAGATAATTCCTTTAAAGAAGGAAAAGGAAATTCCAGATTCACATTAGAAAAAAGGAATATTCCTCAAGAAGAGATCGGCTCTAACCTGATCATTAACCATAATCGTTGTATCGTATGTTATCGTTGCGTTCGTTTCGAAGAAGAAATGGTAGGAGAATCCAACCTTGGGCTCTTTGAAAGAGGATATCACTCTATTATTGGTCTCGCAAAAGAAGAACCTATCAATCATAATTATCAAGGCGCGCTTGCAGATATCTGCCCGGTTGGTGCATTATTAAATCATAAAACATTATTCAAGTCCCGGGTTTGGTGGTACAAATCCGAAGAATCCGTATGTCCTGGATGTAGTACTGGTTGTAAAACTTATACAAACGTAAGAGACAACAAAATGTTCCGCTATATGCCTCGAATAGATGAGGAGAAGGACCAGTATTTCCTTTGTGATAAAGGAAGATTTGATGTTGATTGGCTGAATACGAACAGACTTTTCTCTTTCTATAAAGATGGAGAAGCAAGTAAGAGTGCTACTGTTCTAGATGAGATTTCCGAAAAAATTTCCAGATCCAAAAAGATCGCGGTGATTGGTGGAGCTCATGAATCGGATCAGAACTTAAAATCTATTAAAGAATCTTTATCCAAGCTTGGAGTTGCATTCGTAACGGAAGCAAGAGTAAGTTCTGAACAATACAAAGAACCTGAACAAGTGGATTTCTTATACACTAGTGATAAAAGACCGAATACAAAAGGTGCAGTAGATGCAGGTTTTGTTTCTGCGGAAGGGATCGATTCCATTCGTTCTGCAGCATCTAAAGGTGAATTTGATCTGGTCTTTGTAATTAAAGAAAAGTCTTCCGAAATCTTAGCTGGTGTTCCTTCTGAATCTATAGTAATCTTAGAAACGAACCTAACTGAAGATGCAACTAAGGCAAAATATTCAGTACCGATCAAAGCGTATTCAGAACAAACCGGAAGTTTTACGAATAAGAAGGGATGGTCTCAGAACTTTAATAAATCTATGGAAGCACCAAAAGGTTTATCAAGCTCCGCGGAAATTTTCTCCTTATTAGAAAAGAAAACGTTAGAATTACGTTCTAACCCTAGAGAGGCAGCCGTTGGGAACCGTTAA